A stretch of the Ensifer sp. PDNC004 genome encodes the following:
- the lptG gene encoding LPS export ABC transporter permease LptG has translation MMGTLGRYFFMRYVITTFWFLVGIFSLVFIIDFSEQASRLANLPRYSISGALLMTALRIPLILQQTIPFVALFSAMAALISLNRRYELVVTRAAGISVWQFLRPFILGSFLFGVLAVVALNPLAAWGTKRGEALLAEWGSTRNADAGSIPWLRQIYNGTDTIIGARSVQDNGTTLLNVTVIHFDPQGTIILRQDAGSAKLEDGYWLLNDVTETRNGQLPQRLKTAQLATNLKPEFVQERLAKADSIQFFDLPRKIEVARSFGFSTNGMETQFHSMLSLPLLLVAMTLIAACVSLKFSRFNQSRSVILGGILSGFVLYVVTVLVKAFGSSGIVPPFVAAWLPVVVAMALGSTILLNQEDG, from the coding sequence ATGATGGGCACGCTCGGCCGCTACTTCTTCATGCGCTATGTGATCACGACGTTCTGGTTCCTCGTCGGGATCTTCTCGCTGGTCTTCATCATCGACTTCAGCGAACAGGCGAGCCGGCTGGCGAACCTGCCGCGCTACAGCATCTCCGGCGCCCTTTTGATGACCGCGCTCCGGATCCCGCTGATCCTGCAGCAGACGATACCCTTCGTCGCGCTGTTTTCGGCCATGGCGGCACTGATCTCGCTCAACCGCCGCTACGAGCTGGTCGTGACCCGCGCAGCCGGCATTTCCGTCTGGCAGTTCCTGCGGCCCTTCATCCTCGGCTCCTTCCTCTTCGGCGTGCTGGCGGTCGTGGCGCTCAATCCGCTTGCGGCCTGGGGAACGAAGCGCGGCGAGGCGCTTTTGGCCGAATGGGGCTCCACGCGGAACGCCGACGCCGGCTCGATACCGTGGCTCAGGCAGATCTATAACGGCACGGACACGATCATCGGCGCACGCTCTGTTCAGGACAACGGGACGACGCTTCTCAACGTCACCGTAATCCACTTTGATCCACAGGGCACGATCATTCTGAGACAGGATGCGGGGTCGGCGAAACTCGAAGATGGTTACTGGCTTCTTAACGACGTCACGGAAACGCGCAACGGACAGCTCCCGCAACGTTTGAAAACAGCACAGCTGGCCACCAATCTGAAGCCGGAGTTTGTTCAGGAACGTCTTGCAAAGGCTGATTCCATTCAGTTTTTCGACCTGCCGCGCAAGATCGAAGTGGCCCGCTCCTTCGGTTTTTCGACCAACGGCATGGAAACCCAATTCCACTCAATGTTGTCGTTGCCGCTGCTGCTCGTCGCCATGACGCTGATCGCCGCTTGCGTGTCGCTGAAATTTAGCCGGTTTAACCAATCGCGCTCCGTAATTCTCGGTGGCATCCTTTCAGGCTTCGTGCTTTATGTCGTCACCGTGCTTGTCAAAGCATTCGGGAGCAGCGGCATTGTGCCTCCTTTCGTTGCAGCCTGGTTGCCAGTTGTTGTAGCGATGGCGCTGGGCTCGACGATTCTTTTAAATCAGGAGGATGGCTAG
- the mltG gene encoding endolytic transglycosylase MltG → MSDSNDNGAAQFGRSENASNGPIIPKSANEALRPEKVPQPPKRSRKARSQVVIFLNFVMTVIVFAALAAAGTVYYAMHQYEKPGPLQANQNFIVRGGAGMSEIASGLERGNIITDARVFRFVSEAYLDNETLKAGEYEIKAGSSMQEVMQLLKSGKSILYSVSLPEGLTVKQMFHRLADDPVLVGDLPSELPAEGSLMPDTYKFTRGTKRGEIVQQMAAAQKVLVGQIWEKRDPDLPVSTVEELVTLASIVEKETGRADERPRVASVFINRLDKGMRLQSDPTIIYGIFGGDGKPADRPILKSDIDKQTPYNTYIIKGLPPTPIANPGRAALEAVANPSRTPELYFVADGTGGHVFAETLDEHNANVRRWRKVEAERAAEAAKAASDAGTAEPAATQPQ, encoded by the coding sequence GTGAGCGACTCAAACGATAACGGCGCGGCGCAATTCGGCCGCAGTGAAAACGCGAGCAACGGACCGATCATTCCGAAATCGGCAAACGAAGCGCTGCGTCCGGAAAAGGTGCCGCAGCCGCCGAAACGATCGCGCAAAGCCCGCAGCCAGGTCGTGATCTTCCTGAACTTCGTCATGACCGTCATCGTGTTTGCAGCGCTCGCCGCCGCCGGCACGGTCTATTATGCGATGCACCAGTACGAAAAGCCGGGTCCGCTGCAGGCGAACCAGAACTTCATCGTCCGCGGCGGCGCTGGCATGAGCGAGATCGCAAGCGGCCTTGAGCGCGGCAACATCATCACCGATGCGCGTGTCTTCCGTTTCGTCTCCGAGGCCTATCTCGACAACGAGACGCTGAAGGCCGGAGAATACGAGATCAAGGCGGGCTCGTCGATGCAGGAGGTCATGCAGCTCCTGAAGTCGGGCAAGTCGATCCTCTATTCCGTTTCCCTGCCCGAAGGCCTGACCGTCAAGCAGATGTTCCACAGGCTCGCCGATGATCCGGTGCTCGTCGGCGATCTGCCGTCGGAACTGCCGGCCGAAGGTTCGCTGATGCCTGACACCTACAAGTTCACGCGCGGCACCAAGCGCGGCGAGATCGTCCAGCAGATGGCCGCTGCCCAGAAGGTCCTCGTTGGCCAGATCTGGGAGAAGCGCGATCCCGATCTGCCGGTTTCGACGGTGGAAGAACTGGTGACGCTTGCCTCGATCGTGGAGAAGGAAACCGGCCGCGCCGACGAGCGCCCGCGCGTCGCTTCGGTCTTCATCAACCGGCTCGACAAGGGCATGCGGCTGCAGTCCGACCCAACGATCATCTATGGCATTTTCGGCGGCGACGGAAAGCCGGCGGACCGGCCGATCCTGAAGTCGGACATCGACAAGCAGACGCCGTACAACACCTATATCATCAAGGGCCTGCCGCCGACGCCGATCGCAAATCCCGGCCGTGCAGCCCTGGAAGCGGTCGCCAATCCATCGCGTACGCCGGAGCTTTACTTCGTTGCCGACGGCACGGGCGGCCACGTCTTTGCCGAGACGCTCGACGAACACAATGCCAATGTCCGCCGCTGGCGCAAGGTTGAGGCGGAGCGGGCAGCCGAAGCGGCGAAGGCTGCGTCTGACGCCGGCACTGCTGAACCGGCAGCTACGCAGCCGCAATAG
- a CDS encoding peptidylprolyl isomerase — translation MGGKMSILRTLSVLALAGTLSVAVCSGAQAAASTVKVTVNNTVITSGDIAKRVAFLRLQRQKGGNDEAKKQLVDEVLKRAEIARIGQSVSTQEVDAAYARFASGNKLSTEQLGKILDQAGVGAEHFKQFIAVQMSWPRAVNFRYGSSNRLQGADLVKRMMAGGGQKPVTTEYFLQQVIFVIPEKKRGAITAKRQAEANASRAQFPGCETSKVFAANYRDVSIRSLGRMLAQQLPDEWKPLIEKAGENGTTGTRVTEKGVEYLAICKKREVNDDTAAEIVFRAEDIGKKKEGGEDPNSEKYLEELRKKAQIVNK, via the coding sequence ATGGGCGGGAAAATGTCGATCTTGAGGACACTGTCGGTACTGGCTTTGGCCGGCACCTTGAGCGTTGCCGTATGCTCCGGAGCTCAGGCAGCAGCGAGTACGGTCAAGGTAACGGTCAACAACACGGTGATTACCTCCGGCGACATCGCCAAGCGCGTGGCCTTCCTTCGCCTGCAGCGCCAGAAGGGCGGCAACGACGAAGCCAAGAAGCAGCTCGTCGACGAAGTTCTCAAGCGGGCAGAGATCGCGCGCATCGGCCAGTCCGTCAGCACCCAGGAAGTCGATGCCGCCTATGCGCGCTTCGCCTCGGGCAACAAGCTTTCGACCGAGCAACTCGGCAAGATCCTCGATCAGGCCGGCGTCGGCGCGGAACATTTCAAGCAGTTCATCGCCGTGCAGATGAGCTGGCCGCGCGCGGTCAACTTCCGCTACGGCAGCTCCAACCGTCTCCAGGGCGCCGACCTCGTCAAGCGCATGATGGCAGGCGGCGGACAGAAGCCTGTCACCACCGAGTACTTCCTGCAGCAGGTGATCTTCGTCATTCCCGAGAAGAAGCGTGGCGCGATCACCGCGAAGCGGCAGGCCGAAGCCAACGCCTCGCGCGCCCAGTTCCCGGGTTGCGAAACCTCCAAGGTGTTTGCCGCCAACTATCGCGACGTGTCGATCCGCAGCCTCGGCCGCATGCTGGCCCAGCAGCTGCCCGACGAATGGAAGCCGCTGATCGAGAAGGCCGGCGAGAACGGCACCACCGGCACCCGCGTGACCGAAAAGGGCGTCGAGTACCTGGCGATCTGCAAGAAGCGTGAGGTCAACGACGACACCGCCGCCGAAATCGTCTTCCGCGCCGAGGATATCGGCAAGAAGAAGGAAGGCGGCGAGGACCCGAACAGCGAGAAGTACCTCGAGGAGCTGCGCAAGAAGGCGCAAATCGTCAACAAGTAA
- the gmk gene encoding guanylate kinase yields the protein MNPATPSPIKIARRGLMLVISSPSGAGKSTIARNLLEADPEMSISVSVTTRQRRPSEIDGRHYHFKSIREFEALRSTDSLLEWAEVHGNFYGTPRDAVEAAMAAGRDMLFDIDWQGAQQLQEKMAGDVVSIFILPPSMAELQSRLHRRAEDSEEVIATRLANSRAEIEHWREYDYIVLNDDLDRAFASVRAIVEAERLRRDRRPGLFDFVNGLLTENPF from the coding sequence ATGAACCCGGCGACCCCTTCGCCCATCAAGATCGCCCGTCGTGGGCTGATGCTCGTCATTTCCTCGCCGTCGGGCGCTGGCAAGTCGACCATTGCGCGCAATCTCCTGGAAGCCGATCCGGAGATGAGCATTTCGGTCAGCGTGACGACGCGTCAGCGGCGCCCGAGCGAGATTGACGGACGGCACTATCACTTCAAGTCCATACGCGAATTCGAGGCGCTGAGGTCCACTGACTCGCTGCTCGAATGGGCGGAGGTGCACGGCAATTTCTACGGCACGCCGCGCGACGCTGTGGAGGCGGCCATGGCCGCCGGCCGCGACATGCTCTTCGATATCGACTGGCAGGGTGCGCAGCAGCTTCAGGAGAAGATGGCGGGAGACGTCGTCTCGATCTTCATCCTGCCGCCGTCCATGGCCGAGTTGCAGTCTCGCCTGCATCGCCGGGCCGAAGACAGCGAAGAGGTGATCGCCACGCGCCTTGCGAACTCGCGCGCCGAGATCGAGCACTGGCGGGAGTATGACTACATCGTGCTCAACGACGATCTCGACCGCGCCTTTGCGTCCGTGCGGGCGATCGTTGAGGCCGAACGCCTGCGCCGTGACCGGCGCCCTGGGCTGTTCGATTTCGTCAACGGGCTGCTGACCGAAAACCCGTTCTAA
- the pdxA gene encoding 4-hydroxythreonine-4-phosphate dehydrogenase PdxA has product MRETTGGPLALTMGDPAGIGPDISLSAWLGRRDHATAPFLFIGDPAVLAARASMLGYTVPVRETDCAGARSLFDTALPVLPLTCPAPVNAGHPDTANASAVIGAIDTAVRLVNAGQASAVVTNPIAKAVLYDAGFRFPGHTEYLADLAEKATGEPVLPVMMLAGPKLRAVPVTIHIPLKDVPEQLTPDLIYRTCAITAADLRNRFGLQQPRLAIAGLNPHAGENGALGLEDDAVIRPVVDRLRAEGIDAVGPLPADTMFHDRARATYDVAICMYHDQALIPAKALGFDDSVNVTLGLPFIRTSPDHGTAFSLAGKGIARDDSLRAALDLAASLAVNMPGDIR; this is encoded by the coding sequence ATGCGCGAAACAACCGGCGGGCCCCTCGCCCTGACCATGGGCGACCCGGCCGGTATCGGGCCGGACATCAGTCTTTCGGCCTGGCTCGGCCGCCGCGACCACGCGACGGCCCCCTTCCTCTTCATCGGCGACCCCGCGGTGCTTGCCGCACGCGCATCGATGCTCGGCTATACAGTACCCGTCCGCGAGACCGATTGCGCCGGCGCGCGCTCCCTCTTTGATACGGCGTTGCCGGTTCTGCCGCTCACCTGCCCTGCCCCGGTCAACGCCGGCCATCCGGACACGGCCAATGCCAGCGCCGTCATCGGTGCGATCGACACGGCCGTGCGACTGGTGAACGCCGGTCAGGCGTCGGCCGTGGTCACGAACCCGATCGCCAAGGCGGTTCTTTATGACGCTGGCTTCCGCTTTCCAGGCCATACCGAATATCTCGCCGATCTTGCCGAAAAGGCGACGGGCGAGCCGGTTCTGCCGGTGATGATGCTGGCCGGACCGAAGCTGCGCGCCGTGCCCGTCACCATCCACATCCCCTTGAAGGACGTGCCGGAGCAACTGACGCCAGACCTCATCTACCGCACCTGCGCGATTACTGCGGCCGACCTTCGCAATCGCTTCGGACTTCAACAACCGCGGCTCGCAATCGCCGGCCTGAACCCGCATGCCGGCGAAAACGGTGCGCTTGGGCTCGAGGACGACGCCGTGATCCGACCGGTCGTCGACCGGCTGCGCGCTGAAGGCATTGATGCCGTTGGACCGCTGCCGGCTGATACGATGTTCCACGATCGCGCACGCGCCACCTACGACGTGGCGATCTGCATGTATCACGACCAGGCGCTGATCCCGGCCAAGGCGCTCGGCTTCGACGACAGCGTCAACGTCACGCTCGGTCTTCCCTTCATCCGCACCTCGCCCGACCACGGCACGGCCTTCAGCCTTGCCGGCAAGGGCATCGCCCGCGACGACAGCCTTCGGGCAGCCCTCGACCTTGCCGCATCGCTTGCGGTCAATATGCCAGGAGATATTCGCTGA
- the rsmA gene encoding 16S rRNA (adenine(1518)-N(6)/adenine(1519)-N(6))-dimethyltransferase RsmA produces MAALDGLPPLRDVIQRHGLDAKKALGQNFLLDLNLTQKIARTAGSLEGVTVIEVGPGPGGLTRAILALGAKKVIAIERDSRCLPALAEIGAHYPDRLQVIEGDALKTPFETLADEGPVKIIANLPYNVGTQLLVNWLLPERWPPFWQSLTLMFQREVGLRIVADADDDHYGRLGVLCGWRTNARMAFDVPPQAFTPPPKVTSSVVHLEPVENPIPCSVAALEKVTHAAFGQRRKMLRQSLKPLGGEALLAKADIDPQRRAETLSVEEFCRLANCL; encoded by the coding sequence ATGGCCGCCCTTGACGGTCTTCCTCCGCTACGCGACGTCATCCAGCGTCACGGCCTCGATGCCAAGAAGGCGCTCGGCCAGAACTTCCTGCTCGACCTCAACCTGACGCAGAAGATCGCGCGGACCGCCGGTTCGCTCGAAGGCGTGACGGTCATCGAGGTCGGCCCCGGACCGGGCGGCCTCACTCGCGCCATCCTCGCGCTCGGCGCCAAGAAGGTCATTGCGATCGAGCGTGACTCGCGCTGCCTGCCAGCGCTTGCGGAGATCGGCGCGCATTATCCCGATCGGCTGCAGGTGATCGAAGGTGACGCACTGAAGACGCCCTTCGAGACGCTTGCTGACGAAGGGCCGGTCAAGATCATCGCCAACCTGCCCTACAATGTCGGCACGCAGTTGCTCGTCAACTGGCTGCTGCCCGAGCGCTGGCCACCCTTCTGGCAGTCGCTGACGCTGATGTTCCAGCGTGAAGTGGGCCTGAGGATCGTCGCCGACGCGGATGACGACCACTATGGCCGCCTCGGTGTCCTCTGCGGTTGGCGTACGAACGCACGGATGGCGTTCGACGTGCCGCCGCAGGCCTTTACGCCACCACCGAAGGTGACGTCCTCCGTGGTCCATCTGGAGCCGGTCGAAAACCCGATCCCCTGCTCGGTCGCAGCCCTTGAGAAGGTGACGCATGCAGCCTTCGGCCAACGCCGCAAGATGCTGCGCCAGAGCCTGAAGCCGCTCGGCGGTGAAGCTTTACTTGCCAAGGCCGACATCGACCCGCAGCGACGCGCCGAAACACTTTCGGTGGAAGAGTTCTGCCGGCTGGCAAACTGCCTCTGA
- the lptF gene encoding LPS export ABC transporter permease LptF, whose translation MKLIERYIFRRAVIMFLATLLPLLGIVWTTQALTNVNLVTDNGQSVFAFAKVATLILPSVITIILPFALVIGVTQTLSTMNTDSELTVLNAAGSSRMAIIRPVIYLALGLSVLSFVVDNFVEPYARVALRKMLATANADLLSSVVQENTFRKVADNLYVQVGARRGGGVLQGIFVADSRNPSFELVYYAREGAIDDKSSALVMKDGEVQRKLPDGSVSIIKFDSYAFDLADMTKTTREATIRAKDRDLPGLINPDPEDHVYKNNPLAFTAELNRRFTEWTFPLLFGLIALVFSSDARSHREARLHPMVSALGTALLIRWMTFYAGNSAEDSVWFVPLMYAVPLIAGALCIHQLVSNRRLDIPMTGQEKLQELLVRLRLMRTDAEKGQPS comes from the coding sequence ATGAAGCTGATCGAACGCTACATATTCCGGCGTGCCGTGATCATGTTCCTCGCAACGCTCCTGCCGTTGCTCGGCATCGTCTGGACGACTCAGGCGCTGACCAACGTCAACCTCGTCACCGACAACGGCCAGTCCGTGTTCGCCTTCGCCAAGGTGGCGACCCTCATCCTGCCCTCCGTCATCACGATCATCCTGCCCTTTGCGCTGGTGATCGGCGTCACGCAGACGCTGTCGACGATGAACACCGATTCGGAGCTGACGGTGCTCAATGCCGCCGGCAGCTCGCGCATGGCGATCATCCGGCCGGTGATCTACCTGGCCTTGGGCCTCAGCGTGCTTTCCTTCGTGGTCGACAATTTCGTCGAGCCCTATGCGCGCGTTGCCTTGCGCAAGATGCTGGCAACCGCCAACGCCGACCTGCTGTCGTCGGTTGTGCAGGAGAACACCTTCCGCAAGGTCGCAGACAATCTCTATGTCCAGGTCGGCGCGCGGCGGGGCGGCGGCGTGCTGCAGGGCATCTTCGTCGCCGATTCGCGCAATCCGAGCTTCGAGCTCGTCTACTATGCGCGCGAAGGCGCCATCGACGACAAGAGTTCAGCGCTGGTGATGAAAGACGGGGAAGTGCAGCGCAAGCTCCCCGACGGCAGCGTATCGATCATCAAGTTCGACTCCTACGCCTTCGATCTCGCCGACATGACGAAGACGACGCGCGAAGCGACCATCCGGGCGAAGGACCGCGACCTTCCCGGCCTGATCAATCCGGACCCGGAAGATCACGTCTACAAGAACAATCCGCTCGCCTTTACCGCCGAGCTCAACCGTCGCTTCACCGAATGGACCTTCCCCCTGCTCTTCGGCCTGATCGCGCTGGTCTTCAGCAGTGATGCGCGCTCCCATCGCGAAGCGCGGCTTCATCCGATGGTCAGCGCCCTCGGCACGGCCCTGCTCATCCGCTGGATGACGTTCTATGCCGGCAACAGCGCCGAGGATTCTGTCTGGTTTGTGCCGTTGATGTATGCCGTACCGCTGATTGCCGGCGCGCTCTGCATCCACCAGCTCGTCAGCAACAGGCGACTGGACATTCCGATGACCGGGCAGGAAAAGCTGCAGGAACTCCTGGTTCGCCTGCGCCTGATGCGGACCGATGCCGAGAAAGGGCAGCCGTCATGA
- a CDS encoding YicC/YloC family endoribonuclease yields MPLQSMTGFARREGSSGRRRWAWELRSVNGKGLDLRLRLPQGLERFEPEVRKLAAEYFSRGNLQIGLTVSGGEAAVEAVVNQAALTAVLDLRGQLGDLVDPAPLRFDTLLSIRGIVDFREPEESEEERAALDADILAGLAGALADLRKMRADEGAALCQILLAQVETIERLTATVEADPSRSAAAIADRLAQQVALVMDNGSSLERDRLYAEVALLATKADLREEIDRLGSHIVAARELLSKGGPVGRKLDFLAQEFNRESNTICSKSNAAAVSAAGIELKVVIDQFREQVQNLE; encoded by the coding sequence ATGCCGCTCCAATCGATGACCGGCTTTGCCCGGAGAGAAGGCAGCAGCGGCCGCCGTCGTTGGGCCTGGGAGCTGCGCTCCGTCAACGGCAAGGGCCTGGATCTCCGGCTGCGCCTGCCGCAGGGGCTCGAGCGCTTCGAGCCCGAGGTGCGCAAGCTTGCAGCAGAGTATTTTTCCCGCGGCAACCTTCAGATCGGCCTCACCGTCAGCGGCGGCGAGGCGGCCGTCGAGGCCGTGGTCAACCAGGCAGCCTTGACGGCGGTGCTAGACCTGCGCGGTCAGCTCGGGGACCTCGTTGATCCCGCGCCGCTCCGGTTCGACACGCTTCTCTCGATCCGCGGCATCGTCGACTTCCGCGAGCCGGAGGAGAGCGAAGAAGAGCGCGCGGCGCTCGACGCAGATATCCTGGCCGGGCTGGCGGGCGCGCTCGCCGATCTGCGCAAGATGCGCGCGGACGAGGGCGCGGCGCTCTGTCAGATCCTGCTGGCGCAGGTCGAGACGATCGAGCGGCTGACGGCGACGGTCGAGGCCGACCCGTCACGTAGCGCCGCGGCGATTGCCGACCGGCTGGCGCAGCAGGTGGCCCTGGTCATGGACAACGGGTCATCGCTAGAGCGGGACCGTCTCTATGCCGAAGTCGCTTTGCTCGCCACCAAGGCGGATCTCCGCGAGGAGATCGACCGGCTTGGCTCCCATATCGTTGCCGCCCGCGAGCTTCTGTCGAAAGGCGGCCCCGTCGGGCGCAAGCTCGATTTCCTGGCACAGGAATTTAACCGAGAATCGAATACGATCTGTTCCAAGTCGAACGCAGCCGCAGTGTCTGCCGCCGGCATCGAGTTGAAGGTCGTCATCGACCAGTTCCGCGAACAGGTCCAGAATCTGGAGTAA
- a CDS encoding LPS-assembly protein LptD, which translates to MAVVNRKRIRLINAALLAGVALQTLAMGMSAPAMAQQASERLDSLRPNMPEDAKLLLSANELVYNKDAEKVIVRGNVQIDYGGYKMVARQVEYDQKKGRIYASGEIQFVEPGGNVVYADKMDITDDFGDGFLDQMRIETTDLTRLAATSGERRNGEEFILNEAVYTACTPCSTKPEHRSLWHIKAQRVIQNGRTRTIRLENARFELFGKPIAYIPVMELPDHTVKRKSGFLFPTFRSAQKLGVGVGVPYYWAISPYMDATATLTGLTRQGFLLEGEFRQRFHNGFHTLNFAGISQLDKGKFTPGTVDAMHTNRGMIASKGEFEINPRWTFGWNVLVQSDANFAKTYELSTFDGTTYVNQAYLSGLGKRNYFDLRAFYFDIQDADANSIEENQQPAAQVLDYSYKAPESVLGGELSGTLNFTNVKRNRLDAFTQPGVTRFRGLEGTSHRLTGELEWKRTFIAPGGLVITPLLAARGDAIGLNMDNPGPAYTGDYNTSDAVTRRMLTAGLEARYPILFVGEDSSHVLEPIAQLYARPNEQYAGGLPNEDAQSFVFDATNLFDRDKFSGFDRIEGGTRANVGFRYTGTFDSGYGLRGIVGQSFHLGGLNSFATDDLVKAGANSGLESRSSDYVAMFGIDAPSGLMASISGRLDEKDLSLRRADTTVGYLGTTWQAAMTYTRIEAQPLYGSLSNQDEIQTAAAYRFHDYWSVFGAITYDINKDVISRNGFGITYDDQDTLFSIVYKQERDTDANVANDWSIGARISFRTLGDVNVGDTKFEELDYY; encoded by the coding sequence GTGGCGGTAGTGAACCGCAAACGTATAAGGCTGATCAACGCCGCCCTGCTCGCAGGCGTGGCGCTGCAGACACTTGCCATGGGAATGAGTGCGCCAGCGATGGCGCAGCAGGCTTCGGAGCGCCTCGATTCGTTGCGCCCGAACATGCCGGAAGACGCCAAGCTGCTTCTGTCCGCCAATGAGCTCGTCTACAACAAGGACGCCGAAAAAGTGATCGTGCGCGGCAACGTGCAGATCGATTACGGCGGCTACAAGATGGTGGCCCGCCAGGTCGAGTACGACCAGAAGAAGGGCCGCATCTATGCATCCGGCGAAATCCAGTTCGTCGAGCCGGGCGGCAATGTCGTCTACGCCGACAAGATGGATATCACCGACGATTTCGGGGACGGCTTCCTCGATCAAATGCGCATTGAAACCACCGATCTGACGCGGCTTGCTGCCACGAGCGGCGAGCGCCGGAACGGCGAAGAATTCATTCTGAACGAGGCGGTCTACACGGCCTGCACGCCCTGCTCGACCAAGCCGGAACATCGCTCGCTGTGGCACATCAAGGCCCAGCGCGTCATCCAGAACGGCCGCACGCGGACCATCCGCCTTGAGAACGCCCGCTTCGAGCTGTTCGGCAAGCCGATCGCCTACATTCCGGTCATGGAGCTGCCCGACCATACGGTCAAGCGCAAGAGCGGCTTCCTGTTCCCGACATTCCGCTCGGCCCAGAAGCTCGGCGTTGGCGTCGGCGTACCCTATTACTGGGCGATCTCGCCCTATATGGACGCAACGGCAACGCTTACCGGCCTGACGCGACAGGGCTTCCTGCTGGAGGGAGAATTCCGCCAGCGGTTCCACAACGGCTTCCATACGCTGAACTTCGCCGGCATCAGCCAGCTCGACAAGGGCAAGTTCACGCCCGGCACTGTCGACGCGATGCATACGAACCGAGGCATGATCGCGTCGAAGGGCGAGTTCGAGATCAATCCGCGCTGGACCTTCGGCTGGAACGTGCTCGTTCAGTCCGACGCCAACTTCGCCAAGACCTACGAGCTGTCGACGTTCGACGGAACGACCTACGTCAACCAGGCGTATCTGAGCGGGCTCGGCAAGCGGAACTACTTCGATCTGCGCGCTTTCTACTTCGACATCCAGGATGCCGACGCCAACAGCATCGAGGAGAACCAGCAGCCTGCGGCACAGGTTCTCGACTATTCCTACAAGGCGCCTGAATCCGTCCTGGGCGGTGAGCTTTCCGGTACGCTGAACTTCACGAACGTGAAGCGCAACCGGCTCGACGCGTTCACGCAGCCGGGCGTGACCCGTTTCCGTGGCCTCGAGGGCACGTCGCACCGCCTGACCGGCGAACTGGAGTGGAAGCGCACCTTCATTGCTCCAGGCGGTCTGGTCATCACGCCGCTGCTGGCGGCGCGTGGCGACGCCATCGGGCTCAACATGGACAACCCGGGTCCGGCCTACACGGGCGACTACAACACGAGCGACGCGGTGACGCGGCGCATGCTGACCGCGGGTCTCGAAGCCCGCTACCCGATCCTGTTCGTCGGCGAAGACAGCAGCCACGTGCTCGAACCGATTGCGCAGCTCTACGCGCGTCCAAACGAGCAATACGCAGGCGGCCTGCCGAACGAAGACGCGCAGAGCTTCGTGTTCGATGCGACAAACCTCTTCGATCGCGACAAGTTCTCCGGCTTCGACCGGATCGAGGGCGGCACCCGCGCCAATGTCGGATTCCGCTACACGGGAACCTTCGACAGCGGCTACGGTCTGCGCGGCATCGTCGGCCAGTCATTCCATCTCGGCGGCCTCAACTCGTTTGCGACAGACGACCTGGTCAAGGCCGGCGCGAATTCCGGCCTGGAGAGCAGAAGCTCCGACTATGTTGCCATGTTCGGTATCGATGCACCCTCCGGTCTGATGGCGAGCATTTCCGGCCGCCTCGACGAAAAGGACCTGTCGCTGCGCCGCGCCGATACCACCGTCGGCTATCTCGGCACGACGTGGCAGGCGGCGATGACCTATACGCGCATCGAAGCGCAGCCGCTCTACGGATCTCTGTCCAACCAGGACGAAATCCAGACGGCTGCCGCCTACCGGTTCCATGATTACTGGTCGGTGTTCGGCGCGATCACCTATGACATCAACAAGGATGTCATCTCGCGCAACGGTTTCGGCATCACCTACGACGATCAGGACACGCTGTTCTCGATCGTCTACAAACAGGAACGCGATACCGACGCCAATGTGGCGAACGACTGGTCGATCGGCGCGAGAATCAGCTTCCGTACGCTCGGCGACGTGAACGTCGGCGACACCAAGTTCGAAGAGCTGGACTATTATTGA